TTTATGACATTCGGTTATTTCTTCTCTTAGTTGGTCCGTTAGTTTAGAATTCGGTTATTTCATATCGGTCGAAAGTTAatcgaattttttttattcggttcggttttcagTTTCAATAgaattgttttagtttttggtttcatGGTTAGTTTggttaaaattttagtttaaattgaataaaattttggttAGTTCGTTTTAGAATTTCGGTTGAATTAATTGACATAATttggtaaaaataaatttttaagaaattaaattaatcgattatcgaaccgaaccaaaaatcaaattttttttgttcaattgcGGAAGTAAACTGCAGGCATTGTTTGATATCATCAACAAGAACATTCTCATTGACAAAACACAAGGATTTGAGATTTAACAACAacactagattctgacccgccctttaaagggcgggtatattttttattttaatttaattctcatttttgtattttttgtgattatatttttatttttctttgtaatcatatttgtgtataaatcttaatcaaaatatattttattaaataatagcaatttaaaaattgatccgatATATTGTCGGTCGAACCTgccaacccgcggatttcaatttttttggtaaagaaaTATGACCCACACAacttacaaacaaataatttataccGGCACCCGCCGCATTTAATTTTGCGGCTATCCGcggattataattttttaattaattatttaatttagttattatatttctaataaaaatatatattttaataatttaaattatttttttaattaccatatttttaaaaaagtgtttacattttttttaaatacttttcgggTCGGCGGATACCCACAATCCAAAATCTACTAATCCGCACCCGTCCGAGTAAAATACTCATAACTCGCATTCgtaaattgattttttcaaatagttgagaCAAATTTATGATTCGTCCTTAAAAGGAcgaatatgttttatatttttttaagaaatataatttttataaaatccagactataactaattatatctctgaatatctaattttttctCTAGGATTTGCGAATGTACATCATAACTACTTATTGTCATAATACTCAACCATCTATGTTTATATCAAATATTGTAGTGAGTTATGTTACGTAAAAGTAATATCAACCACTTCCAAGGAGTTACATAAAAGTAATATGGTTTATATCAAATATTGTAAGTAGTTACGTTAATATCAACCACgttctttttataaatatgaaaagaaaagcAATTATATAATAGTAACTGTTTTTAAATAGGTCAGTAAAACAAACTGTTTTTAAAAGGAGTTCACCATAACTGTTTTTCGATAGATGATGATAGTGGGTTTTTAGAATTGTATAATTAGATATTATACTGTTAGACAttgcttctttattttttaaaaattggacataacttactatcaattggacatgttgaagaattaatagaatagattattatacgaaagaaaaaaaaaagaaaaaaaaaacattctcatACGAAAGGAGGATAAAACATACGAAAACAACTCTCAGAAGAAGTCTTTACCGACTTAGTAACACTACCATCACCAAGCTTGAACACGTAGTTAACATTCTTCACAACCTTACCTTCTGTAAAATATATAGCATTCTCCAAACATCCATAATAGTCTCTCGCCAAAACCGCTAAACAACTATCCGTCGCCATGACAAAAGCATTATCTCCCAGAGACTTAACCTCAACCCATTCAACCAACTCCATATCCATCttataaaccttaaacccaacgGTCCTCTCCACATCAACTCTGCGCACGCGAAACTTCTTACGGAAACGATGAATGATGCATAGTTCTCCGCAATACTCTATGAGCCTCTTGTCTTTGCAATCATCATACTCGTAGTAATCTATTGGAGTCGAAGGTCCGTACTGAAAAATCTTAAGCTCGGATAAACTAATCCACCATATCGCACCGTTTACGTCCAAGGCGTAGATCTGACCTTTGTGGACTATTATGTCCGAGAAATACTCAGCGTCTTTATCTGAAACCCTTGTCCAAACATTATTCTTATCGTTTTTATTACCTTCTTCGTTGTTGCACCACCAGATCTCCTTCTTGTCGTTCACCCCGAAAACAAGATTGTCCACTAAGACAACTCTAGCGAAAACGTTAGATGTGAGTTTATTAGAGAAATCATAGTATCTATAAACGTTGTAAGACTGATGAATCTCTGAGACGGTATACTTCAAAAGATCTAGGGTTTGGTGGGAAGAGGAGTCTACAGGGACACGAGAGAGAGGGTGCAGTAGCTTTTTACGGGTTTCGGAGTCGGAGACATCTTGGGTTTTGATCAGCCATCCTTTGTTCCGACAGGACGAGAGAAACACACG
This Raphanus sativus cultivar WK10039 unplaced genomic scaffold, ASM80110v3 Scaffold0016, whole genome shotgun sequence DNA region includes the following protein-coding sequences:
- the LOC130500704 gene encoding F-box protein At4g35733-like; the encoded protein is MSDQSVEWSDLPEELVDEVASRLFSKVELLRSRSLCKTWRSAFSIHKRYPKRQNRNPGRVLSRYSSYTKPCRLSPAAFFRVFLSSCRNKGWLIKTQDVSDSETRKKLLHPLSRVPVDSSSHQTLDLLKYTVSEIHQSYNVYRYYDFSNKLTSNVFARVVLVDNLVFGVNDKKEIWWCNNEEGNKNDKNNVWTRVSDKDAEYFSDIIVHKGQIYALDVNGAIWWISLSELKIFQYGPSTPIDYYEYDDCKDKRLIEYCGELCIIHRFRKKFRVRRVDVERTVGFKVYKMDMELVEWVEVKSLGDNAFVMATDSCLAVLARDYYGCLENAIYFTEGKVVKNVNYVFKLGDGSVTKSVKTSSESCFRMFYPPFV